The Drosophila biarmipes strain raj3 chromosome 2L, RU_DBia_V1.1, whole genome shotgun sequence genome has a window encoding:
- the LOC108029099 gene encoding AP-2 complex subunit alpha: MAPVRGDGMRGLAVFISDIRNCKSKEAEVKRINKELANIRSKFKGDKTLDGYQKKKYVCKLLFIFLLGHDIDFGHMEAVNLLSSNKYSEKQIGYLFISVLVNTNSDLIRLIIQSIKNDLQSRNPVHVNLALQCIANIGSRDMAESFSNEIPKLLVSGDTMDVVKQSAALCLLRLFRSSPDIIPGGEWTSRIIHLLNDQHMGVVTAATSLIDALVKRNPDEYKGCVNLAVSRLSRIVTASYTDLQDYTYYFVPAPWLSVKLLRLLQNYNPVTEEAGVRARLNETLETILNKAQEPPKSKKVQHSNAKNAVLFEAINLIIHSDSEPNLLVRACNQLGQFLSNRETNLRYLALESMCHLATSEFSHEEVKKHQEVVILSMKMEKDVSVRQMAVDLLYAMCDRGNAEEIVQEMLNYLETADYSIREEMVLKVAILAEKYATDYTWYVDVILNLIRIAGDYVSEEVWYRVIQIVINREEVQGYAAKTVFEALQAPACHENMVKVGGYILGEFGNLIAGDSRSAPLVQFKLLHSKYHLCSPMTRALLLSTYIKFINLFPEIRTNIQDVFRQHSNLRSADAELQQRASEYLQLSIVASTDVLATVLEEMPSFPERESSILAVLKKKKPGRVPENEIRESKSPAPLPSAAQNNVHVNNSHSKLNNSNANTDLLGLSTPPSNNIGGGSNSNSTLIDVLGDMYGSNSNNNSSAVYNTKKFLFKNNGVLFENEMLQIGVKSEFRQNLGRLGLFYGNKTQVPLTNFTPVLQWSAEDALKLNVQMKVVEPTLEAGAQIQQLLTAECIEDYADAPTIEISFRYNGTQQKFSIKLPLSVNKFFEPTEMNAESFFARWKNLSGEQQRSQKVFKAAQPLDLAGARNKLMGFGMQLLDQVDPNPDNMVCAGIIHTQSQQVGCLMRLEPNKQAQMFRLTVRASKETVTREICDLLSDQF; the protein is encoded by the exons ATGGCGCCGGTGCGGGGGGATGGCATGAGAGGCCTGGCCGTCTTTATATCGGATATAAGGAACT GTAAAAGCAAAGAGGCGGAGGTCAAACGCATAAACAAGGAGTTGGCCAACATACGGAGCAAATTTAAAGGAGACAAAACGCTCGACGGCTATCAGAAGAAGAAATATGTTTGCAAGCTGCTGTTCATCTTTCTCCTCGGCCACGACATCGACTTTGGCCACATGGAGGCGGTCAACCTGCTGTCCTCCAACAAATACTCAGAGAAGCAGATC GGCTACTTGTTCATCTCCGTGTTGGTCAACACGAATAGCGACCTCATTCGGCTGATCATCCAGTCGATCAAGAATGATTTGCAATCGCGCAACCCTGTGCACGTCAATCTGGCGCTGCAGTGCATCGCCAACATTGGCAGCCGGGACATGGCCGAGTCCTTTTCCAACGAGATACCCAAGCTACTCGTCTCGGGCGACACCATGGACGTGGTGAAGCAGTCGGCGGCGCTGTGCCTGCTCCGCCTGTTCCGCTCCTCGCCGGACATCATTCCCGGCGGCGAGTGGACATCGCGCATCATCCATTTGCTCAATGATCAGCATATGGGAGTAGTCACGGCGGCCACCTCGCTGATCGACGCCTTGGTGAAGCGCAATCCAGACGAATACAAGGGTTGTGTCAATTTGGCCGTTTCTCGCCTGTCCCGGATCGTGACAGCTAGCTACACGGATCTTCAG GATTACACTTACTACTTTGTGCCGGCTCCATGGCTGTCCGTAAAACTTCTTCGGCTGCTGCAGAACTACAATCCGGTAACCGAAGAGGCAGGTGTGCGGGCTCGCTTAAACGAGACCCTGGAGACGATTCTGAACAAGGCGCAGGAGCCGCCAAAGAGCAAGAAGGTGCAGCACTCCAACGCCAAGAACGCCGTGCTTTTCGAGGCCATCAATCTGATCATTCACAGCGACAGCGAGCCGAACCTTCTGGTGCGTGCGTGCAACCAGTTGGGCCAATTCCTTAGCAATCGCGAGACCAACTTGCGCTACTTGGCTCTGGAGTCCATGTGCCACCTGGCCACCTCGGAGTTCTCGCACGAGGAGGTCAAGAAGCACCAGGAGGTGGTCATCCTGTCGATGAAAATGGAGAAGGATGTGTCCGTGCGCCAAATGGCAGTGGATCTTTTGTATGCCATGTGTGATCGTGGTAATGCCGAGGAGATTGTCCAGGAGATGCTGAACTATCTCGAGACGGCCGACTACTCTATTCGCGAGGAGATGGTGCTCAAGGTGGCCATTCTCGCCGAGAAGTACGCCACGGACTATACCTGGTACGTGGATGTGATCCTGAATCTAATCCGTATTGCTGGCGACTATGTCTCCGAGGAAGTGTGGTACCGCGTCATTCAGATCGTGATCAACCGCGAGGAGGTTCAGGGATATGCCGCGAAGACCGTTTTTGAGGCGCTCCAGGCACCCGCCTGCCACGAGAACATGGTCAAGGTGGGCGGCTACATCTTGGGAGAGTTCGGCAACTTAATTGCCGGAGACTCGCGCTCCGCACCTCTGGTGCAATTCAAGCTGCTGCACTCCAAGTATCATTTGTGCTCGCCGATGACGCGGGCCCTGCTCCTGTCCACGTACATCAAGTTTATCAACCTGTTCCCGGAGATTCGCACCAACATCCAGGACGTGTTCCGCCAGCACAGCAATCTTCGATCCGCAGATGCGGAATTGCAGCAGCGAGCCAGCGAATATCTACAGCTCAGCATTGTGGCATCGACAGACGTATTGGCCACTGTCCTGGAGGAGATGCCTTCTTTCCCGGAGCGCGAGAGCTCCATTCTGGcagtgctgaagaaaaagaagcCCGGTCGGGTGCCGGAGAACGAGATTCGCGAGTCGAAGAGCCCGGCTCCGTTGCCTTCTGCGGCGCAGAACAACGTGCACGTAAACAACTCGCACAGCAAGCTGAACAATAGCAACGCGAACACAGATCTGCTGGGACTGAGCACTCCGCCGTCAAACAATATTGGTggtggcagcaacagcaacagcacccTCATCGATGTGCTGGGCGACATGTACGGCAGCAACAGTAACAACAACTCGAGTGCCGTGTACAACACCAAGAAGTTCTTGTTCAAGAACAATGGTGTTCTGTTTGAAAACGAAATGCTGCAGATTGGCGTGAAGAGCGAGTTCCGCCAGAACCTGGGACGATTGGGCCTCTTCTACGGCAACAAGACGCAGGTTCCCCTGACG AACTTTACGCCCGTGCTGCAATGGTCCGCCGAGGATGCGCTCAAGCTGAACGTGCAGATGAAGGTGGTGGAGCCGACCCTGGAGGCCGGCGCCCAGATCCAACAGCTGCTCACTGCGGAGTGTATCGAAGATTACGCCGACGCGCCAACCATCGAGATCAGTTTCCGCTACAACGGCACACAACAGAAGTTCAGCATCAAACTGCCTTTGAGCGTGAACAAGTTCTTTGAGCCTACCGAGATGAATGCCGAATCCTTCTTTGCACGATGGAAGAACCTCAGCGG GGAACAACAACGTTCACAAAAAGTGTTCAAGGCCGCCCAGCCGCTGGATTTGGCCGGAGCCCGCAACAAGCTGATGGGCTTCGGCATGCAGCTGCTGGACCAGGTGGATCCCAATCCAGACAACATGGTCTGCGCAGGCATCATCCATACGCAATCGCAGCAGGTGGGCTGCTTGATGCGATTGGAGCCGAACAAGCAGGCTCAG ATGTTCCGACTGACCGTGAGGGCCAGCAAGGAGACCGTGACTCGGGAGATCTGCGACCTGCTGTCGGATCAGTTCTAA
- the LOC108029168 gene encoding F-box-like/WD repeat-containing protein ebi, whose product MSFSSDEVNFLVYRYLQESGFLHSAYVFGIESHISQSNINGALVPPAALLTILQKGLLYTEVEWSVGEDGEVARPIEGLSLIDAVMPEVKPPKPIVKTEPGKPGAVDSSAPSGGNQNSNSKPEIKIEPGTGAAGSGAGNKAAGSTTGTSTPTDQTTSEVDSSGNTANNTGSAFAGNNGAGGNQATTAGGNSSSTPASGDSTAAGGAQKKSQNSNEAGSSSGGNAGNANATSTDDAASSTSTNGNSSTSSSVEQPSSGVTPAGGAVSTSNSDAAAAGGASTAAGAKAPSGAVTIRVGTQGNNVQAGSSTAQSSAPSGTISSSTGGGAGTPAALVPMDIDESIEIPESKARVLRGHESEVFICAWNPSRDLLASGSGDSTARIWDMSDANTNSNQLVLRHCIQKGGAEVPSNKDVTSLDWNCDGSLLATGSYDGYARIWKTDGRLASTLGQHKGPIFALKWNKCGNYILSAGVDKTTIIWDASTGQCTQQFAFHSAPALDVDWQTNQAFASCSTDQRIHVCRLGVNEPIKTFKGHTNEVNAIKWCPQGQLLASCSDDMTLKIWSMNRDRCCHDLQAHSKEIYTIKWSPTGPGTNNPNTNLILASASFDSTVRLWDVERGSCIHTLTKHTEPVYSVAFSPDGKHLASGSFDKCVHIWSTQTGQLVHSYKGTGGIFEVCWNSKGTKVGASASDGSVFVLDLRKF is encoded by the exons ATGAGTTTTTCCAGCGACGAGGTGAACTTCCTGGTTTACCGATACCTGCAGGAGTCGG GCTTTCTTCACTCGGCCTACGTGTTTGGCATCGAGTCGCACATCTCGCAGAGCAATATCAATGGGGCCCTGGTTCCTCCGGCCGCCCTGCTGACCATCCTTCAGAAGGGCCTGCTCTACACCGAGGTGGAGTGGAGCGTGGGCGAGGACGGCGAGGTGGCGCGGCCAATCGAGGGACTCTCGCTGATAGACGCCGTCATGCCGGAGGTGAAGCCCCCCAAGCCAATTGTGAAAACGGAACCGGGGAAGCCAGGTGCGGTGGACTCCTCCGCCCCCTCCGGCGGCAACCAGAACAGCAACTCCAAGCCAGAGATTAAAATTGAACCGGGAACAGGAGCAGCGGGCTCAGGAGCTGGAAACAAGGCCGCCGGCAGCACCACGGGCACCAGCACGCCCACAGATCAGACGACCAGCGAGGTGGACTCCAGTGGGAACACGGCAAACAACACTGGCAGCGCTTTCGCTGGAAACAATGGAGCTGGAGGCAACCAAGCGACCACTGCGGGCGGCAATAGCTCGAGCACACCAGCTTCCGGAGACTCGACAGCAGCGGGCGGAGCACAAAAGAAATCACAGAACTCTAATGAAGCGGGCAGCTCGTCTGGCGGTAATGCAGGCAATGCGAATGCCACCAGCACCGATGATGCAGCCTCCTCGACTTCCACAAATGGCAATAGCAGCACATCCAGCAGCGTAGAGCAGCCCTCAAGCGGGGTGACGCCGGCTGGCGGCGCTGTGTCCACCTCCAATTCGGATGCggcagcagctggaggagcttCAACGGCAGCTGGAGCCAAGGCTCCTAGTGGAGCGGTAACGATTCGTGTGGGAACCCAAGGAAACAATGTTCAGGCGGGTTCGTCCACTGCTCAGAGCTCTGCGCCCAGTGGCACCATCTCATCGTCCACCGGCGGAGGCGCCGGAACTCCCGCCGCCCTTGTGCCCATGGACATTGACGAAAGCATCGAAATACCCGAGTCCAAGGCTCGAGTGTTGCGCGGCCACGAGAGCGAGGTGTTTATCTGCGCCTGGAATCCGAGCAGAGATCTACTAGCAAGTGGTTCCGGGGACAGCACAGCCAGGATATGGGACATGTCCGATGCGAACACCAATTCCAATCAGCTGGTGCTGCGGCACTGCATCCAGAAGGGTGGCGCCGAGGTGCCCAGCAACAAGGATGTCACCTCTCTGGACTGGAAT TGCGATGGTTCCCTGCTCGCCACAGGCAGTTACGATGGCTACGCCCGGATATGGAAAACCGACGGTCGACTGGCCTCCACTTTGGGCCAACACAAGGGTCCGATCTTCGCGCTGAAGTGGAACAAGTGCGGAAACTACATCCTGTCGGCGGGCGTGGACAAGACGACGATTATCTGGGATGCATCTACGGGTCAGTGCACGCAGCAATTCGCCTTCCACAGTGCTCCTGCCTTGGATGTGGATTGGCAAACAAATCAGGCCTTTGCGTCGTGCAGTACGGATCAACGGATTCACGTGTGTCGGCTGGGGGTGAATGAGCCCATCAAGACCTTCAAGGGGCACACGAACGAGGTAAATGCGATCAAGTGGTGTCCGCAAGGCCAGCTGCTGGCCTCCTGCTCCGATGACATGACCCTGAAAATCTGGAGCATGAACCGGGATCGCTGCTGCCACGATCTGCAGGCGCACTCCAAGGAGATCTACACGATCAAATGGTCGCCCACGGGGCCTGGAACCAATAATCCAAACACAAACCTAATCCTCGCCTCGGCTTCGTTCGATTCCACGGTGAGACTGTGGGACGTGGAACGGGGCAGCTGCATCCACACGCTGACGAAGCACACGGAGCCAGTATACTCGGTGGCCTTCAGTCCGGATGGCAAGCACCTGGCCTCCGGCAGCTTTGACAAGTGCGTGCACATTTGGAGCACGCAAACAGGACAGCTGGTGCACAGCTACAAGGGCACCGGCGGCATCTTCGAGGTCTGCTGGAACTCGAAGGGAACCAAGGTCGGCGCCAGTGCCTCCGATGGAAGCGTTTTCGTCTTGGATCTGCGAAAGTTCTGA
- the LOC108029169 gene encoding ribonuclease H2 subunit A: MSDQEDIEIKQEDQTVENIDEKDEKPDDESPNDTGKINSLKALGPFIAGKENSRNTVYLSDIPDVCKDKPCMLGVDEAGRGPVLGPMVYGISYCPLESKKALEDLGCADSKQLTEEKRDIIFNDINTKEYATSCVGWAVEIISPNTISTSMNRRSKCSLNEVSMDSAMGLIQQAIDAGVNIAEVYVDTVGPPEKYQEKLLKRFPTFSITVAKKADSTYPIVSAASICAKVTRDHALKVWKFPEGLVIKDNAFGSGYPGDPVTKRFLTEHVDLVFGFPRIVRFSWTTAQKALVDKAYDMEFDEPDSEKPKYAGTKLTKFFKGTTKSGEVIREECRFFKQRHLGNVMEF, translated from the coding sequence ATGTCGGACCAGGAAGATATAGAAATAAAGCAGGAGGACCAGACTGTAGAGAATATAGACGAAAAGGACGAAAAGCCCGATGATGAGAGCCCTAACGACACCGGCAAAATCAACTCTTTGAAGGCCCTAGGACCCTTCATAGCCGGCAAAGAGAACAGCAGGAACACGGTTTACCTCAGCGACATTCCGGATGTCTGCAAAGATAAACCCTGCATGCTTGGCGTGGACGAAGCTGGGCGCGGTCCCGTCCTGGGGCCCATGGTATATGGCATCTCCTACTGCCCACTGGAAAGTAAGAAGGCTCTCGAGGATTTGGGATGCGCCGATTCCAAACAACTGACCGAGGAGAAGCGGGATATTATTTTCAACGATATCAACACCAAGGAATACGCCACCAGCTGTGTCGGCTGGGCCGTGGAGATCATATCCCCTAATACTATCAGTACGAGCATGAACCGGCGGTCCAAGTGTTCCCTTAACGAGGTTTCCATGGACTCGGCCATGGGCTTGATCCAACAGGCAATCGACGCGGGCGTTAATATAGCCGAGGTCTACGTGGACACTGTGGGTCCACCGGAGAAGTACCAGGAGAAGCTTCTTAAGCGCTTTCCCACCTTCAGTATCACCGTGGCCAAGAAGGCCGATTCCACATATCCCATTGTCTCGGCGGCCAGTATTTGCGCAAAGGTCACCCGCGATCATGCCTTGAAGGTTTGGAAGTTCCCCGAGGGCTTGGTCATCAAGGACAATGCCTTTGGCAGTGGCTATCCAGGAGATCCGGTAACGAAGCGCTTTCTGACCGAACACGTCGATCTGGTGTTCGGGTTCCCTCGCATCGTGCGCTTCAGTTGGACCACGGCCCAAAAAGCCCTGGTGGACAAGGCCTACGACATGGAGTTCGACGAACCAGACTCCGAGAAGCCCAAGTACGCCGGAACCAAGCTCACAAAGTTCTTCAAGGGCACCACAAAGTCCGGCGAGGTTATTCGCGAGGAGTGCCGGTTCTTCAAGCAACGACATCTAGGAAATGTCATGGAGTTCTAG
- the LOC108029278 gene encoding 60S acidic ribosomal protein P1 → MSTKAELACVYASLILVDDDVAVTGEKINTILKAANVEVEPYWPGLFAKALEGINVKDLITNIGSGVGAAPAGGAAPAAASAAPAAEAKKEEKKKEEESDQSDDDMGFGLFD, encoded by the exons ATGTCTACCAAAGCCGAGCTCGCCTGCGTCTACGCTTCCCTCATCTTGGTCGATGACGATGTCGCCGTCACC GGCGAGAAGATCAACACCATCCTGAAGGCCGCCAACGTCGAGGTGGAGCCCTACTGGCCCGGCCTCTTCGCCAAGGCCCTGGAGGGCATCAACGTCAAGGACCTGATCACCAACATCGGATCCGGAGTCGGTGCCGCCCCCGCCGGAGGTGCTGCCCCTGCTGCCGCCTCCGCTGCTCCAGCCGCCGAGGCCAAGAAGGAGGAGAAGAAGAAGGAGGAGGAGTCCGACCAGTCCGACGACGACATGGGCTTCGGTCTGTTCGACTAA
- the LOC108029276 gene encoding uncharacterized protein LOC108029276, with protein MTPAADKPREIGFDRQFSADVNGVHTEIVFHGFANKWFLVITQLGKIPGFYNVHFDVQRDERVVPYLHGPVDNPEYHVSVPIEMNCCLGLDTDEIRSAIQFLVNRTGLHKCPTDFVVGLGLKQIDGPNLRALAKVLNEMIF; from the coding sequence ATGACCCCTGCAGCAGATAAGCCCCGCGAAATCGGCTTCGACAGGCAATTCTCCGCGGACGTGAATGGCGTGCACACGGAGATAGTGTTCCACGGCTTCGCCAACAAGTGGTTTCTAGTCATAACGCAGCTGGGCAAGATTCCCGGCTTCTACAACGTGCACTTCGACGTCCAGCGCGACGAGCGGGTGGTGCCCTACCTCCATGGCCCCGTGGACAACCCCGAGTACCACGTCTCCGTGCCCATTGAGATGAACTGCTGCCTGGGCCTGGACACCGACGAGATCCGCAGCGCCATCCAGTTCTTGGTCAACCGCACCGGACTCCACAAGTGCCCCACGGACTTTGTGGTGGGCCTGGGCCTCAAACAGATCGATGGACCTAACCTGCGGGCCCTGGCCAAGGTTCTCAATGAGATGATCTTCTAA